One genomic window of Cellulophaga sp. Hel_I_12 includes the following:
- the rpmA gene encoding 50S ribosomal protein L27, which produces MAHKKGVGSSKNGRESESKRLGVKIFGGQAAIAGNIIVRQRGTRHNPGDNVYAGKDHTLHARVDGMVKFQKKSGGKSFVSIEPFEA; this is translated from the coding sequence ATGGCACACAAAAAAGGTGTAGGTAGTTCTAAAAACGGTAGAGAATCAGAATCAAAACGTTTAGGTGTTAAGATTTTTGGTGGTCAAGCCGCTATCGCTGGTAACATTATTGTTAGACAACGTGGAACTAGACACAATCCAGGAGATAACGTATACGCTGGTAAAGATCATACCTTACACGCACGTGTAGATGGTATGGTAAAATTCCAGAAGAAATCGGGAGGAAAATCTTTCGTATCTATTGAGCCTTTCGAAGCTTAA